In Hypanus sabinus isolate sHypSab1 chromosome 30, sHypSab1.hap1, whole genome shotgun sequence, one DNA window encodes the following:
- the LOC132383513 gene encoding collagen alpha-2(VIII) chain-like isoform X5, translating into MLQMDIFVLLLMTIVDYVSSGGYSSKYMHPMTKGPLGPPFREGKGQYIEIPVILPSDLKGDKGAPGKPGPRGPPGPPGMPGKPGYGKPGEPGRTGPPGAPGFSSFGKPGRPGTPGKPGIIGLPGPKGDIGPRGDLGPRGPAGIPGLPGPVGLSVPGKQGPPGVAGAPGPRAEPGEKGEPGAPGERGPKGEVGYGKPGIPGPRGKEGIPGKPGPPGLPGIGKPGINGLPGVPGEIGESGPRGEIGPPGPPGPQGPAGKPGLDGIGKPGQDGLTGKPGAAGYKGEPGPPGARGLPGVPGYAKPGMNGIKGQRGPPGAPGAPGPKGEPGVNGLRGEPGPKGEQGYPGPMGSKGLMGKHGLPGPEGKIGLTGPPGPKGRQGDQGYSGVPGESGIPGERGLPGLPGAPGKIGPKGDFGHTGAPGIPGLAGPIGPKGEPGQSGQPGPRGSSGIPGMQGATGPRGPMGLPGPRGESGPPGLPGEGKLGVPGTTGPMGPMGHPGIPGRMGAQGPPGPPGPPGPPGIIVNGETTGIASLQVNGGVDGASIPGNGKPKYERGEISARVAPAFTAILTKSFPPSGVPIKFDRILYNGQHGYNPATGLFTCQVPGVYYFAYHVHVKGTSIWVALYKNNVPAMYTYDEYKKGYLDQASGSAVLELREHDQVWIQMPSNQANGLYSTDYIHSSFSGFLLCPT; encoded by the coding sequence AAATTCCAGTGATTCTACCTTCGGATCTCAAGGGTGATAAAGGTGCTCCTGGAAAACCTGGACCAAGAGGACCTCCTGGGCCGCCAGGGATGCCAGGCAAACCAGGATATGGCAAACCGGGTGAACCAGGCCGAACCGGCCCTCCAGGGGCCCCAGGATTTTCGAGCTTTGGAAAACCAGGAAGGCCAGGAACACCTGGTAAGCCAGGAATAATAGGACTTCCTGGACCTAAGGGTGACATAGGACCCAGAGGAGATCTAGGTCCACGAGGCCCAGCTGGGATTCCAGGGTTACCTGGGCCTGTGGGGCTTTCTGTCCCTGGGAAGCAAGGGCCCCCGGGGGTTGCTGGTGCTCCAGGGCCCAGAGCAGAACCTGGTGAGAAAGGAGAACCTGGAGCTCCTGGGGAACGTGGCCCCAAAGGTGAGGTTGGATATGGAAAACCAGGTATTCCAGGTCCAAGAGGTAAGGAAGGGATTCCTGGAAAACCTGGACCCCCAGGTCTACCTGGTATTGGAAAACCAGGAATTAATGGCTTACCAGGTGTACCTGGCGAAATAGGTGAATCAGGACCAAGGGGAGAAATTGGCCCACCAGGGCCTCCTGGTCCTCAGGGTCCTGCAGGGAAGCCAGGATTGGATGGCATAGGAAAACCAGGTCAAGATGGATTAACAGGTAAGCCAGGAGCTGCAGGGTATAAAGGTGAGCCTGGACCACCAGGTGCGAGGGGTTTGCCTGGAGTTCCAGGGTATGCAAAACCAGGAATGAATGGAATAAAAGGCCAGCGAGGGCCTCCTGGTGCACCAGGTGCTCCAGGACCCAAGGGTGAACCAGGTGTAAATGGTTTACGTGGTGAACCAGGTCCTAAGGGTGAACAAGGTTATCCAGGGCCAATGGGATCCAAGGGTTTAATGGGAAAGCATGGTCTACCAGGACCTGAAGGTAAAATTGGGCTTACTGGGCCTCCAGGGCCAAAAGGAAGGCAAGGGGATCAGGGATATAGTGGTGTACCTGGAGAATCTGGTATACCTGGGGAAAGGGGTTTACCAGGACTTCCAGGAGCACCAGGTAAAATTGGTCCGAAAGGAGACTTTGGACATACAGGGGCTCCTGGGATACCAGGATTAGCAGGTCCTATAGGACCCAAAGGTGAACCAGGGCAAAGTGGACAACCAGGGCCCAGAGGCTCTTCAGGAATTCCAGGTATGCAGGGGGCTACAGGACCTAGAGGACCAATGGGTTTACCTGGTCCCAGAGGAGAATCAGGGCCTCCAGGCTtaccaggagaaggaaaattaGGAGTACCAGGAACTACAGGACCAATGGGCCCAATGGGACACCCTGGCATTCCAGGTAGGATGGGAGCTCAAGGCCCGCCTGGACCTCCAGGTCCACCGGGCCCACCCGGGATCATCGTTAATGGGGAAACAACAGGTATTGCTAGCCTGCAAGTAAATGGTGGTGTGGATGGTGCCTCAATACCAGGAAACGGAAAGCCAAAATATGAAAGAGGAGAAATTTCTGCACGCGTAGCTCCAGCTTTCACTGCAATCCTTACCAAGTCATTTCCACCTTCAGGGGTTCCCATTAAGTTTGATAGGATTTTGTATAATGGACAACATGGTTACAATCCAGCAACCGGGCTATTCACGTGTCAAGTTCCCGGTGTCTACTACTTTGCTTATCACGTGCATGTAAAGGGAACCAGTATCTGGGTGGCACTGTACAAGAATAATGTGCCTGCAATGTACACGTATGATGAATATAAGAAAGGATACCTTGATCAAGCATCAGGGAGTGCAGTTCTGGAACTCAGAGAGCATGATCAGGTGTGGATCCAGATGCCGTCAAACCAAGCCAATGGTTTATATTCCACCGATTACATCCATTCCTCATTCTCAGGATTCCTACTTTGCCCGACATAA
- the LOC132383513 gene encoding collagen alpha-2(VIII) chain-like isoform X4 — MRSSQLAKITRERTMLQMDIFVLLLMTIVDYVSSGGYSSKYMHPMTKGPLGPPFREGKGQYIEIPVILPSDLKGDKGAPGKPGPRGPPGPPGMPGKPGYGKPGEPGRTGPPGAPGFSSFGKPGRPGTPGKPGIIGLPGPKGDIGPRGDLGPRGPAGIPGLPGPVGLSVPGKQGPPGVAGAPGPRAEPGEKGEPGAPGERGPKGEVGYGKPGIPGPRGKEGIPGKPGPPGLPGIGKPGINGLPGVPGEIGESGPRGEIGPPGPPGPQGPAGKPGLDGIGKPGQDGLTGKPGAAGYKGEPGPPGARGLPGVPGYAKPGMNGIKGQRGPPGAPGAPGPKGEPGVNGLRGEPGPKGEQGYPGPMGSKGLMGKHGLPGPEGKIGLTGPPGPKGRQGDQGYSGVPGESGIPGERGLPGLPGAPGKIGPKGDFGHTGAPGIPGLAGPIGPKGEPGQSGQPGPRGSSGIPGMQGATGPRGPMGLPGPRGESGPPGLPGEGKLGVPGTTGPMGPMGHPGIPGRMGAQGPPGPPGPPGPPGIIVNGETTGIASLQVNGGVDGASIPGNGKPKYERGEISARVAPAFTAILTKSFPPSGVPIKFDRILYNGQHGYNPATGLFTCQVPGVYYFAYHVHVKGTSIWVALYKNNVPAMYTYDEYKKGYLDQASGSAVLELREHDQVWIQMPSNQANGLYSTDYIHSSFSGFLLCPT; from the coding sequence AAATTCCAGTGATTCTACCTTCGGATCTCAAGGGTGATAAAGGTGCTCCTGGAAAACCTGGACCAAGAGGACCTCCTGGGCCGCCAGGGATGCCAGGCAAACCAGGATATGGCAAACCGGGTGAACCAGGCCGAACCGGCCCTCCAGGGGCCCCAGGATTTTCGAGCTTTGGAAAACCAGGAAGGCCAGGAACACCTGGTAAGCCAGGAATAATAGGACTTCCTGGACCTAAGGGTGACATAGGACCCAGAGGAGATCTAGGTCCACGAGGCCCAGCTGGGATTCCAGGGTTACCTGGGCCTGTGGGGCTTTCTGTCCCTGGGAAGCAAGGGCCCCCGGGGGTTGCTGGTGCTCCAGGGCCCAGAGCAGAACCTGGTGAGAAAGGAGAACCTGGAGCTCCTGGGGAACGTGGCCCCAAAGGTGAGGTTGGATATGGAAAACCAGGTATTCCAGGTCCAAGAGGTAAGGAAGGGATTCCTGGAAAACCTGGACCCCCAGGTCTACCTGGTATTGGAAAACCAGGAATTAATGGCTTACCAGGTGTACCTGGCGAAATAGGTGAATCAGGACCAAGGGGAGAAATTGGCCCACCAGGGCCTCCTGGTCCTCAGGGTCCTGCAGGGAAGCCAGGATTGGATGGCATAGGAAAACCAGGTCAAGATGGATTAACAGGTAAGCCAGGAGCTGCAGGGTATAAAGGTGAGCCTGGACCACCAGGTGCGAGGGGTTTGCCTGGAGTTCCAGGGTATGCAAAACCAGGAATGAATGGAATAAAAGGCCAGCGAGGGCCTCCTGGTGCACCAGGTGCTCCAGGACCCAAGGGTGAACCAGGTGTAAATGGTTTACGTGGTGAACCAGGTCCTAAGGGTGAACAAGGTTATCCAGGGCCAATGGGATCCAAGGGTTTAATGGGAAAGCATGGTCTACCAGGACCTGAAGGTAAAATTGGGCTTACTGGGCCTCCAGGGCCAAAAGGAAGGCAAGGGGATCAGGGATATAGTGGTGTACCTGGAGAATCTGGTATACCTGGGGAAAGGGGTTTACCAGGACTTCCAGGAGCACCAGGTAAAATTGGTCCGAAAGGAGACTTTGGACATACAGGGGCTCCTGGGATACCAGGATTAGCAGGTCCTATAGGACCCAAAGGTGAACCAGGGCAAAGTGGACAACCAGGGCCCAGAGGCTCTTCAGGAATTCCAGGTATGCAGGGGGCTACAGGACCTAGAGGACCAATGGGTTTACCTGGTCCCAGAGGAGAATCAGGGCCTCCAGGCTtaccaggagaaggaaaattaGGAGTACCAGGAACTACAGGACCAATGGGCCCAATGGGACACCCTGGCATTCCAGGTAGGATGGGAGCTCAAGGCCCGCCTGGACCTCCAGGTCCACCGGGCCCACCCGGGATCATCGTTAATGGGGAAACAACAGGTATTGCTAGCCTGCAAGTAAATGGTGGTGTGGATGGTGCCTCAATACCAGGAAACGGAAAGCCAAAATATGAAAGAGGAGAAATTTCTGCACGCGTAGCTCCAGCTTTCACTGCAATCCTTACCAAGTCATTTCCACCTTCAGGGGTTCCCATTAAGTTTGATAGGATTTTGTATAATGGACAACATGGTTACAATCCAGCAACCGGGCTATTCACGTGTCAAGTTCCCGGTGTCTACTACTTTGCTTATCACGTGCATGTAAAGGGAACCAGTATCTGGGTGGCACTGTACAAGAATAATGTGCCTGCAATGTACACGTATGATGAATATAAGAAAGGATACCTTGATCAAGCATCAGGGAGTGCAGTTCTGGAACTCAGAGAGCATGATCAGGTGTGGATCCAGATGCCGTCAAACCAAGCCAATGGTTTATATTCCACCGATTACATCCATTCCTCATTCTCAGGATTCCTACTTTGCCCGACATAA